In one Lolium rigidum isolate FL_2022 chromosome 3, APGP_CSIRO_Lrig_0.1, whole genome shotgun sequence genomic region, the following are encoded:
- the LOC124704365 gene encoding uncharacterized protein LOC124704365 isoform X2 — MALRAAELRRLLLLRGNAVLPLPLASRCRPASTSARDEGGASSNAYDVLGVGETSSSAEIKASFHRLAKETHPDVAAAAGSRRFLQILAAYEILSDSQRRAHYDSFLRSQRVVMQKHPRPSQSVYPYGSGIAVPRESNVVEWLKWYRLTVDDIVTKKRIATGSSYFDRLESELYSAVHAAYYGPEVESMDFLPDCFEAEERSVCETSELLHLVSGRNLFGIVSLADSVQELPDACHQKLPHAGFGTYVVTPNVTANTEKDSIPSPVNIHKKADEDSESPPSDAYKDVELRICGRVVATANRRLKCNCIDKSDVEDHIHVFLVPNEVAASDVTQEHLLLGTITGLDTTGEEGSCSVYDGRGTETHLIVKHRTLMVKHMHWYQVGDKVSPCECRCSRARLPPSRYWLFEPRCYMHDTGGWYIETFGRDKKGRTVLSPRQWDGVNEQSEKCWCPT; from the exons ATGGCGCTTCGCGCGGCGGAGCTCcggcgactcctcctcctccgcggcaaCGCAGTCCTCCCGCTCCCGCTCGCGTCGCGCTGCCGGCCGGCGAGCACGTCCGCCCGTGACGAGGGGGGAGCGTCCAGCAACGCCTACGACGTGCTCGGGGTGGGAGAGACGAGCTCCTCCGCGGAGATCAAGGCCTCCTTCCATCGCCTCGCCAAGGAGACCCACCCGgacgtcgctgccgccgccggttccCGCCGGTTTCTTCAGATCCTCGCGGCCTACGAG ATTCTATCCGATTCGCAGAGAAGGGCTCACTACGATAGCTTCCTGCGTTCGCAGAGGGTAGTTATGCAGAAGCATCCTAGGCCATCGCAGAGTGTATATCCATATGGTTCAGGCATTGCGGTGCCTAGAGAAAGTAATGTTGTCGAATGGCTTAAATGGTATAGGCTTACCGTCGACGACATTGTCACGAAAAAGAGGATTGCCACTGGCTCAAGTTATTTTGATAGGCTTGAAAGTGAACTGTACTCCGCAGTCCATGCTGCGTACTATGGCCCAGAGGTGGAGTCCATGGATTTCCTTCCTGATTGCTTTGAAGCTGAGGAGAGGTCTGTGTGTGAGACCTCTGAGCTATTGCACCTTGTATCAGGCCGCAATCTGTTTGGTATTGTTAGTCTAGCTGATAGCGTCCAAGAGCTGCCAGATGCTTGTCATCAGAAGCTGCCACATGCTGGTTTTGGAACTTACGTGGTTACTCCAAACGTTACAGCAAACACGGAGAAAGATTCAATACCTAGTCCTGTAAATATTCACAAGAAAGCGGACGAGGATAGTGAGAGCCCCCCATCAGATGCTTACAAGGATGTTGAATTGCGAATCTGTGGGAGAGTAGTGGCCACTGCAAATAGGAGGCTCAAGTGCAATTGCATCGACAAATCAGACGTCGAAGATCACATACATGTGTTTCTTGTTCCAAATGAAGTGGCTGCATCTGATGTGACACAGGAGCATCTCCTTTTGGGAACAATCACTGGGTTGGACACCACTGGGGAGGAAGGATCTTGCTCTGTCTATGATGGCCGTGGAACAGAGACCCATCTAATTGTGAAGCATAGGACACTTATG GTTAAACACATGCATTGGTATCAAGTTGGAGACAAAGTTTCACCCTGTGAGTGTCGATGTAGTAGGGCTCGGTTGCCACCTAGCAG GTATTGGCTTTTTGAGCCACGTTGTTACATGCATGACACTGGTGGTTGGTACATCGAGACATTTGGGAGAGACAAGAAAGGGAGGACAGTTCTTTCACCAAGACAGTGGGATGGTGTCAATGAGCAATCTGAAAA